Below is a genomic region from Candidatus Methylomirabilota bacterium.
CCGCGCTGCCGGGGGAAGATCATTGAGATTCTACAGGAAGTTCGTGACAGCTTGCAGGCGAAGTTTGACCTCATGCCGGAGAATATGTGACGTTGAAGTATTTTTGGTCAACGGTCGATAGGGTGGCGTTACGATCTGCGCCCCTTTATCATTACGCCCAACAGCATTCGGCGCGATTCGACAATACGTGGCGCGTTATTTGTCAGTGCGCGTAAAATTACATTGAAGCGTGCAACATCGCACCGTCTTTCGTTTCGTCCGGGTTTCGTGTAAGTAGCCAGGGTTATTTTGTACTTGTGGGAAGGTTGGTCTTCGTGGATACGGACATGATTACATTATGCCCGGCATCGGTATTGTAGGGGCAGGGCTTGCCCTGCCCATGGGGGACGCAGCAAGCAGCGCCCCTACAAGCCCGGTGGCACAACGACAAACACACAGTCCCCATACGACTACCAGAACAGATGAAAAAGAAAGAGAATGGCCGCGGCATGGCCTAACGGTGTGTTTGCGGTCCACTCCGTTTATCGAATGATCTGGACAATTTGTAAGCACGTATCTCGCTAGACAAATGCGGACAAGCGTGGAATCCGCCAAAGGGATCCCTGTGCCTCGGGTCGAATGAGGCAGTGGATGGATTTCGTGCGATGGTGATAGAAGAGATAATGCGTCACTTACCAACCCTCGCTGCTGTAATGGGTGAAGCGTGGCTACGTAGCAGGCGTGGTTGGGCTGAGACGTTTATCGTTCTACGGCTACCTTGGTACGAGCAGCTAGAGAAAGATCTCGCCATCCTTGAAGCCCATGTAGGCCTTCAGAAGCTGATCGCGTGCTATCGGGCCTCGCTTCATGACATGCGTCAGGTACAAAAAACGATCTATGAGGTCCATGGAGCGGCGCTCCTAGCGAATGGGGCTACGCAGGTGGGACTCCATGTACCTTTGCATCCCGGGACTAAGAGCAACTTCGATGTTTGGGCGGAGGTTCGAGGGCATCCCGTTAACGCGGAATCCAAGACCCGGAAGGACGAGTTTCCGTTTAAACTGCCTTCGGAGTCGGAGGATTCGATCGGGATCACCTCATATATGGGTTCCCGTGCAACCCTAGATCCGCATGACGCAGTGGACCTTGGCCTCAACTTCAAGCCAGCAACAGCCGATCCACCTGACATGGATACCCCAGAGAGCACGGTGATTCGGCAACTCCTGCTCGATGGCCTATCGCAACTTCCCGACGAAGGATGTAATGTCATCATCTTCGGACACATAGAAGGACATCGCATTGATTTTGAAGAGGCGCTCTGGGGCACGGAGCTAGTTCGGTACCGCAGCGGCCAGGAGACCAGGAAACCAACCCGTATTCGGATCCGCGCTCCGACGGGCGCATTCTGTCCCGGCGAGGCAGGTGTGCCGTTTCAGTCTCTCAGCGGTGTCCTTTGGGTCAGCATGTGCCGGGATGGTGATGTCCTGGAACGTGCCTATAAGCTTTATGTGAATCCCAACGCTCGTCCACCCCTTCCTGGCGATGTTATCGAAGCCCTTGATTATGGGATGAGGCAATGGGCCACCCCGCCTAGGATTGGGGCATCTCCGGAATAAGAGCAGCTCTCAAAGGCACTGCAACTGCTTGGTCTGGAGTGGCTAGGGCAATTTGGTCGGCCAAGGTCGAGCATCATGGGACATCGCCAGACGCGTGACATCGATTCGGAGTGAGTTTGGTTAGGGGTGTCTAATCGAAACGGTGGCCTAGCAGTAGGCATATTACCAAACGGTTCTTCTGGGTTTTGCGTGGATAGTGAGGTCGCGTTCACGCGCCGTTCCGCTAACCCTACTGCAAGTGTGGAGTATCGGTTGACATGGTGGGTGGCGTTAGCATGGTGGGGGCAGGGCTTGCCCTGCCCGTAGGGGCGCAGCAAGCAGCGCCCCTACAAGGTCCGGACCCGACTCTTGGGGGGGCATTCGGCGACTATTCAGATCTATGGCTGCAAACTGAATGGTCCCTCCAAAGAATGGTGAGACAGTACATAACGCTTTTCCGGATCGCGAATTCAAAGGGGTGCAACCATGAAGTTTCATTATTACCCAGAGACCGACTCCCTCTATATCGACCTGTCGGAAAAGGTCAGCGCGGACTCCAGGGAGGCCGCCCCTGCAGTCGTATTGGACTTTGATGCGGAGGGGCACCTAGTCGGCATCGACATCGACCATGCCAGCCAGATCGTCGATCTATCACGTCTGGAGGCAGAGTCACTTCCTATTACCAGCCTTTCGGTGGCACAAGAGTAAAACAGCCGTATTAAGGGACATTGCTTTCTGAACGCGCATGCCACCATACTGTGAGAAGTGATGAAGGGACCGGTCATGGGGTTTACGGCAGAGCTGTGGAGGTCGATCGAGGGCATCTATGCCGCGATCTTGCGCCACCCCTTCCTATGCGGACTCACTGACGGCTCCCTGCCGCGAGAGCGTTTTCAGTTCTACGCAGTTCAGGATGCGCTTTACCTGCGCGAGTATGCCAGGGCGCTGTCGATGGTTGCGGCGCGGGCGCCTCGAGATAAATGGATCATTCTGTTCAACGAGCACGCGGCAGGGGTGCTCAAGGTCGAGCGTCAGCTTCACGAGGGCTTCTTCCGCGAGTGGGGGCTGACCCCGCAGGCGGTGGCCGCGACGCCGCTTGCGCCCACCAACCTCGCCTATACCAGCTATCTCCTGGCGCTGGCCTACGCCGCCCCATTTCACGAGACGGTTGCCGGATTGCTCCCCTGTTACTGGATCTACTGGGAGGTGGGCAAGGAACTAGAACGGGCCGGCTCGCCTGACCCGCTCTATACCCGCTGGATCGGTACGTATGCCTCTGCGGAATTCGGCAGTCTGGTTCGCAGCGTCCTCGATGTTGTCGATGCAACGGCCGCACCGCTCACCCCTGCCGAACTTGACGCCATGCGCCGGCACTTCGTGATCACCAGCCGCTACGAGTGGATGTTCTGGGAGATGGGGTACCGTCGGGAACCTTGGCCGATCTAAGCTATGAGACGGACAACGGTTCTCCGAGGAGTCGAAAAGGGACTGAAAATGTTTGACATCTCGGCGAACGCATGGCAAGCTACGCTGCACGAAAACGGTCCGGTCATGTTCGGTAGCATGGTATGACATCCTGGCCAGCGATCACGCGAGGA
It encodes:
- the tenA gene encoding thiaminase II, producing the protein MGFTAELWRSIEGIYAAILRHPFLCGLTDGSLPRERFQFYAVQDALYLREYARALSMVAARAPRDKWIILFNEHAAGVLKVERQLHEGFFREWGLTPQAVAATPLAPTNLAYTSYLLALAYAAPFHETVAGLLPCYWIYWEVGKELERAGSPDPLYTRWIGTYASAEFGSLVRSVLDVVDATAAPLTPAELDAMRRHFVITSRYEWMFWEMGYRREPWPI